The genomic DNA CGAGCAGCTCACGGTCAAAGGTGGAGTAGCGTCGTTCTGTGGTGGACAAGGCCTTACTGTAGAAGGAGACAGGGCGCCAGTTGCTTTCCTGTGAGGGGTCAAGTTGTTCTAAAACAGCGCCCACAGCTACGTCCGAGGCGTCAGTCACCAGGCGGGTTTCCAAGGCTGGGTCAGGGAATACCAAGAGCGTGGCTGAGGCAATTGCGTCCTTGATGGCACGGAAGGCCTCCTCTTGCTCGTTGGCCCAGATGCGGAGGACCACGCCAGAGCCTTTGGCATGTAGGCTGCCGTCGTGTGGCTTTGTTAAAAGGTCATAGAGAGGCCTGGCAACGTTGGCGTAGTTGGGCACAAATCGCATGTAAAAATTCGCCATGCCCAGGAATTCTTGCAGGGTCTTGGCGGTGAGTGGAGTGGGGAAATCGCGCACTGCGGCCACCTTGCTGGGCTTTGGTTTGATACCAGAGGCGGAGACCAAGTGCCCTAAGCACTCCACACTGTCAACGCCAAAAGAGCATTTGGCAGGGTTGAGCTGCAGTCCCGCGTCACTAAGGCGCTCAAATATGCTGCGGAGTGCACAAATGTGGGATTCAATAGTGGGTGTGCCCACAATGATGTCGTCCACATACACCGCCACGCCGTCAATAGAACGCAAGACAGACGAGGCCAGCCGTTGAAAAACTTGGGCACTATTGCACAATCCAAAAGGCATGACCAGGAACTCAAACATACCCCATGGGGTAGTTATTGCTGTCAAGGGCACACTTGCGGGGTCAACGGGAACTTGGTTGAAAGCCTTGATTAGGTCAAGGCTGGAGAACTTATTGGCCCCAGTAAGGCCGGACAGCAGATCGTCAAGCCGGGGTAGGGGGTAGCAGTCGCGGATGGTGTAAAAGTTCAGCTGTCGATAATCGCCACAAGGCCTGTATGTTCCGTCGGGCTTAGCCACTACATGTAAGGCTGATGAGGTAGCAGAATTGGAGGGCCGGATGTGACCTTTATCCAGAAGGGCATCAAGGGACCTTTTGGCGGCGTCGGCCTTGGGACCGAAGAGGCGCCGTGGTTTGGCGCGGATCTTGTCAACCGGCGTGCCCGGCTTGAGGCTGATAGTGCATGAGACACCATGCTTGAACCCAACGGCCGCAGCTTTTTTAGTGGAATGAGTGGCCGCGCCGAAAACAGAGGGAAACTCCTCAATGAGAGCCGCAAAAGGTGCAGCAACTGGGGGGGGCTTAAGAGGTGTGGCCAGAATAGCCTGGATGCGGCCGCCGGGGCCGAGAACACCAGGGAGGGAGACGCCGGTGGAGGAGTGGACTAGGGCATTTCCATGGCAGTCAATGAGGAGTCGGGACTtctcaagaaaatcaaacccTAAGATGTTATCAGCAACCCCCGCAATGTAGAAAGTGTGCTCAAACCTTCCAAGGGGTCCGAGATCGGCTGTGAGAGTTTTCAGACCATATACAGTGCAAGGTGAGCCATTAGCCGCGCTGAAAATCCCGGAGTTGGGGTTCTTGCAGGCCGCTATGTCGGCGTCAGTGGCAGGCGCAAACGAACCTGCGGCCCCAGTGTCGGCCAACCATACGGCCTTAGTGGTTGAGTCCACGACGCGGATAGAGGCGGAGGAATTGGCCATGGCATTGGGTGGAAGGGGTAAGATCTTGTCGTGGGCCGATGAGGCGCTGATAGCGGCCAAGGAAACGGAAGTGGCACTAGCCGCGATTTGGTTAAGTGCCATGCTTCTGGACTGAGTAGGGCTGACTGATCTCTTGTGCTTGGCGGCGTACTTGGTCCACTGACAGGCCGAGGTGTCGTGGCATTTAGTGGCCTTTTCGGCCCAGCGGGTGTGATAGCCGCAAAGCAGACATCCATCGCGGATTTTATACACCGCCCAAGGCGATTTGTCTTCTATTGTTGTGGCTATCTTACTAGAGCCCGTGGGAACTCCTGAGCAGTTCCCACCGCGGGGCTTTACGGCGGCAATGAGGCCGGACACGTCGCCCTCTGTGGCACCTTCAGGACCTTGGAGTTGGTTGACTGCAGCTGAGCCCTTGCAGACACGCCCTAGGTAATTCTTGTAAGCAGTCACAGCCTCATCCAAGGAAACTTTTGCACCTTGGTCAGTGATGAGATTCTGGGCGATTGTGGGGAGTTTTAAAACGAAGGAGGCCTTGAAGGCCTGGCTTGTCTGCGCAGCCACGGCGCCATCGGGCCACAGGTCCATTAACTCACGAAGGGTCTCGACCACCGGCCTATCCGTGACATTGTAGGCGTTAAAGGCTAGCATGGCCTCAAGGTAGGTGCGTTCATGGCGTTCTAAAATGGCTTGCTTAAAGTCGGTATAAGGCGTCGAGCCGGGCACGCCCAGAGAGTCCTGGCAGTCACGGAGGATGCCGcggtatttgaaattttcgtCCGCGTCGAGGGCCAGGGCCATGTGAGTAAACTTGGTAGCCTCCACGGTGATGTTGGAACGGATGAAGTGGAGCTCCGCAGTTCTAAACCAACCCTCAGGATCGCTGGGGTGGAGCCTGGGAATTTTGGGCGCCACCACGTTGACGGAGGCCGCTGACGCAGTGGGAGGCGGAACGGCGGCGGGGACGGCTCGGAGCGCGTCAACGAGCTTCGAGACGAGCTCGTTGAGCGGTTGGTGGGGCTGAGCCATGGCGATGGCAGGCAACTGGGCGTGGCAGGCAATGAGGGCCCACAATGGACTGGCCGCAAGGCGGGCGCCGGCGAAGAGGCTGGCGGAGCAATGGCCGGCGTCGTAGACGGGGCCGGAGGCGTCGGTGGCGGTGCCGACGGATGTGCAGGGAAGGCTGCGAgtgtcggggtcaccaatgtgGGTTTATAGGACCACAAGTTGTACGAACCGAAAATAACACACCTTTACTCTACGAAATCTCAGTTCGAATGTTTATTTCAGTATCTCTCCTCCTTCTTACAGGGTGCCTATTCTAAGCGCCACANNNNNNNNNNNNNNNNNNNNNNNNNNNNNNNNNNNNNNNNNNNNNNNNNNNCAGATTGAGTGACCTATTTCGGGAGAAAACTGATGATGCATTGTGAAACCgttctaaaatgcaaatgcgaTCAAGTGAGTGAATGCAAAACTAAAGTCTAAAAACGGATCGGACTGACGAATCCCTTGTATTGAAGTGGTAAAGGAGGGATGGCAATACCACtacaatgaagaaaaaattgtACGAAAAGATAAAGATATGATTGGATTTTGTCTGGTGCCAGGTAGTTTTAGTAAGTATGAATAATGAAGATTAATTATCGCGGATTGTGGGTTAACATTCAGTAAACACAGTTTTGGCCGTAATTTCATTTGACAAACGCGCCCCTTGAATTCTGATTGTTGGTATCATATGAAAATACCAATTGTATGAAACTTATAACAACTAACTTCCCTGGTTGGACTTCATTCAATACTCCAACACTAGCCGACAAAATCACATTAGTTCAATTGCTTTTACTCTTTTACATGAGCCTtcacttttcttgttttttgtagaaaatcaaaattatatTAATACTTCATATGCATTTAATCGTGATATCAACAAAATATATAACACAAATTCCACGATGACAACAGTTGCCTGGAATGCAAAGTGTACAATTGGGAAACCTAGTATCgtatgttcttcaaatttattttccaGCTGGACCCGGTGCTCCAGGCCCACCCGGTGCTCCAGCTGTACCACTGACACCCTGTGGACCAACAGGTCCTGGTTGACCAGGATTACCAGGCGAACCAGGGCTTCCCGAAGAACCGGCAACTCCAGCCCCTCCGTCTGCCCCAGGTGTTCCTGGAATACCAGCAGGGCCACCTGGACCCGCGGGTCCAGGACTTCCTGCAACTCCGGCGGGGCCTACTGGACCACCCAGGCCTCCTACGCCAGCAGCACCAGCTGCACCAGGTATTCCAGGTGTTCCACTACCTCCCGCAGACCCAGGCGTGCCAGCGGCTCCAGCAATACCAGGGTTGCCGCTGGCACCAGAGAGTCCATTAATTCCAGGGGTACCGGGTGACCCAGAGGACCCAACTCGTCCAGGTATCCCCGGAATACCTGGTGAGCCTGTGTTGCCTGGAAGTCCAGCTGGGCCAGTTGGCCCCGGGGAACCTGGGGGCCCAGGGGGGCCAAAGGCAAAGTTGTGATGTTGACCAGGGTGATGGGGATCATAATGTTTCTCGTGGTGTTGTGGTTCCTCTTTGATTTCATGGAGTCTTTGTCGAATAGATGGAGCGAGAAGTCCAAGTAAAAGCAAAGCTCCCAAAACACCAATGGCGAGCAAGACCCACTGTTAACGGACAAAGTAAAAGGCTATTCATTGGAAAATTGTACAACGACTAATGTCTTACCGGTAGAAAATGCTTCAACTTGGTTTTCAAGTTGTTAACCTCATGATGCTCTTCATAGTAAATGGGCTCCGAGTAGGTCGTGTACGGGTCTGAGGGTGCTGCATAAGAATCTCTGTACGGAGCACCGTAAGAATCCACTGGGTGTTCAATTGAATCGTGTTGATATTGCGATTGAGCTTGCAAACTTGGTAATGAACTAGGCTTGAGATAAAGATCCCTTGAATTTTCATCGAGGCCGACAGGATATTGAGGGGCACTATCCCTTATGCTTCGATGAAATTCAAGATTCGATTTTCCATAGGTCTTAGAGACCTTAGAGATATCGTGCATCAGTTCTTTCAAAGTTGGGATATGGTCAATCCAAGGAAGGTTTAATTTTCTGCAAGAGAGCAAAAAGCTTAGTGAAACCGCCGAGATTACCAACGAGTACAATCATTCTTTGAGCAAGCTGGCAACCACCATagcttttcaagcaaaaaagtgAATTGTTTTCGGATGTTAATACGTTCTTTAGGGAAAATGTACACTCTAACAATTTGTTGTCTGATTAATTTTCCTTTAAACAACAtttctcatcattttttgcGTTGTGTCTGGcacattttgaatgtctaCTCATATTCTTTAAACATTCATTTGCATCGTAAAAGATTTTAAGCCAATTCACATTGATCACGAATCGCACTAAATTTGTTCATCTAATGCAGGGCTGTTCCCTAACCAAACACCTTCGACTGCTTTCgaccaaaattgaaatctctGTTTTTGCCAACCACATAAAATCATAAGAGCAATTGATGTAATATTATCCCTTATTTACTAAATAACATCTTCTAAGCTGACAATAATTTTGCATATTGCAATTCATTCTCGGCACATTATATAGCTCAgaagcatttgaaaatctcCAAGACCGCCTCTGAATTTGCTGCGCAAAGacattttctgaaattttagGTCATGGACCTAATTTCGAAAATGCAAGTCCTAAAATCctccaaaagcaaagttaaaATGATGCAGGTTTTGCTAAATCCAAGATTGGTTTCAACTGCTCACCCCAACATGGTGCCATGAACCGAACTGCACACTGTATGACACTCAGTGAGCTTGTTGTTCACTTAGAGGCTATAAACCCAATGGCTCTGAATTTCTCCGAGAGGAGTTTTTCTATTACAAAAAAGAATTTCCCGGCGTTAATCCCTGGGCCTTCTCAAGCCACTCAATCGAGACCGAAAGTGCTCAATGGTCCGCGATCACTCGCTGACATGAGAATAACGCTGACCTGAACTTTCTCAGGAATTCACTTTCGCCGGTAAATTACCACGGGATCCATGGTGTGTTCGAACCGCAATCCTCGAGAGTTCGAAACGGTCGACGCCATTCTTCGAGGTGGCCGGAGAGAGCGATGAACGAGACCAAATGGGAATTCCTCTTAACCACAACGGTTGAATGAAAATCGGAATGACCGTCGATTGGCGAAGATTAACAGCTGGCCTTTACATCGGCGCAGTCGACGGGCTCTTTCTTTCACGTACGTTTCATCGCGGTGCCTAATCCAGGTACAAAATCTTACAGCCTCAATTTTCGTATGAGAGCACAAACAAAACCTGAATTTTCCTGTTAGGCATGCATGTCAGGGAAATGATTTAAAGGTTTTGGTGCTTCCAGAGGAAATTTAGATTTTAAAGAACGTGTCTCTTGAATAAAATCTTATTattcattactttttgttCGTTGCTGAGAGTGTCAGATTGATCACCTCGTTGGGGTCAATTGTCCAGAGCACCTTTGTCTTCCACTCTAAACCATCTAATTGGATCCCATGGTGAAATTTTGTCTAGTTTGAGAGTTGATTGTTTATGACCCAAGAGAAACATAAACGTGGGCTAAAAGGACCAGTTTTGCTTCTTGGTCTCCGCCCCTGTTGTGATTAATATGTGGCGTTCATTAAATGTGAATTCAAGTAAAAGCTTGATCCCCTGCAAACAAAAATCGTCGTAGTTACCAATATATTTGAATTAACCAAAACTCGCCCAAGCCAATCGAAACCTGCCGTTCTTTAAGGATTtaggaaatcatttttcacaacatttcgTTTGGAGGAAAATAACTATTATTTGTTTTACGATTACATGACGTTTTTGATTTTCGACAGTCAAGGGTACATTCCCCATGTGCGTGGAGCTTTTGACTAGGATTCGACTCAAACCCCTTGTCAGCCATCCAagaaagtgaaatgaaaacgAGTTCCATCACAAGATTTCGAGCCCACTTGCGTGGGTAAAGTGGAAACAAGTCTCTTTGAGTTTGGCTTCAGCATGGTTCTCCCAATGTGATGAGTGGTTGAGAGACTGGTTTGCAGGATCTGGTAGTACCTTGGGCTTTCCATTTGACGCGTCATCAACCCCATGAGTTACAGAATGAGAGTGGGAAGGTCCTAATAACTTTCGACGTGATTCACTAGGTCAGTTGGAGTGAGTGATATCTCTCATCCAGAAACTTGATTTTGCTCAAGTAAACATGTTATAAAGTAGACTTACCGTCAATGTCTGCTTGATGGTTTTCTGGATCAGTTCGAAATTTCAATGAGTAGCAACGAGTGGCGATAGAATGCAAGCTCCAGTTGATGGGTTTTAGTGTAATTCTCTATCAAAAAGAAGCATGAAGAGGGTGGGAGCGTTGCTTGTGGTGATCTTGATCTTGCCCAAATCATTCGACGGAAAGAAACTTGGCCTGAAAGAAGCTGGCAACGGCAAAAGCAACTTCCAATTGGATTCCCCTGTGGATAAAAATGGTGACTCACCCAAACTGTTTCGAAAGGTCGCCACCCTTCAAGGTGGCTTAAAGAAGTTGCTCCTAGACAACCCAAAGTCAAAAAGAAGCATTGGTTCAGAAAATGTCGATAAAGAAATTGCCATGGTGAGTACTAGTTGCTAAACTTATATAAAACGCTCAAAAACCACTCTCNNNNNNNNNNNNNNNNNNNNNNNNNNNNNNNNNNNNTGGACTGGTCAGTTTGCTCGATGGTTTTCTTTctaggggacttcaatttccggctagcgttgtagagtgggaggctagtccagatgggtatattcccatttcgaaatcNNNNNNNNNNNNNNNNNNNNNNNNNNNNNNNNNNNNNNNNNAGTACTAGTTGCTAAACTTATATAAAACGCTCAAAAACCACTCTCACCAATTTCATTGGTTTTGCTTTTGCACCATTTAGTCAGAGTTGAAGGCTATTCTGATCAGTCTCTTGGAGGATGAAAAGCTGCATGAAGAGTCCATGAAGACAAATCGAACTGCTCGTCAAATGTGCAATTGCCCCGCTGGGCCACAAGGTTTCAATGGTCAATTGGGCCCCCCTGGTGTCCCTGGCCCGAGAGGCTCAACTGGAACACCCGGTACAGATGGGACTCCCGGGGAGCCAGGTAATCCTGGAGCAGAAGGCTTGGAAGGATCGTCTGGAGTAAAAGGGCCCCCAGGACCCGAAGGACCCACTGGCATGCCGGGACTCACAGGTGCTAGTGCAGAAAGTGGTAAACCTGGAACCAACGGAAAAGCGGGTCTACCAGGCGATCCTGGTGATCCAGGGCCCCCTGGTCCTGCTGGACCCCCCGGAGCACCGGGTCCTTTGGGGGCTGGAGGTGACCCAGGCGATCCGGGGAGTGAAGGAGAAATGGGGCGAGATGGTGCGATGGGTACCTTTGGTCCACCTGGAAAAGCAGGCATCAATGGAGCTCCAGGGGCTTTTGGTCCTGTTGGGGATGATGGACCCCCAGGAGCAGTATTGGCCAAGTTGGGTTGTCGGGAGCGCCGGGTCTTTCTGGAACCCCAGGAACAAAGGGAGAAATGGAGAGATGGGTCCTGATGGCGGGGATGGAGTTGCTGGTAAAGATGGATCGCCTGGTACTGATGGAGGACCTGGACCCCAGGGTGGATTGGGCCGAGAGGCACAAAAGGAGAAACTGGGGCAAGAAGGACCAACTGGACCACCTGGTCTTCAGGGTCCTAGAGGACCTAATGGAGTTCCAGGAGTTCCAGGCTCACCTGGAAGGCCAGCGCACTCCGGACTCCCAGCAGCGAACGAAACCCTGGAAATCCTGGAGATGAATGGAATTAAAGGTCTTAAAGGGGTTGCTGGTAAAGATGGAACAGATGGTTCTATGGGAACTCTTGGTGCCCCGGACCTCAAGGTCCTCGTGGACCTTTTGGCCCTCGCGGCGATCAAGGCGATAAAGGAGACGCTGGTCCTAAAGGTCCTGATGGCCCACCTGGACAAGACGCGCAAGCTTAGATTTATCTAAGTCTGGGACAGAATTTTATCGATATTCGAATTGCTGTGTCAATACAACGTAAATAAACTCCATCGTTTCCatccaaaacaattttttatACAAAGCcttcttctttattttataTGTATTACAACTTCCTTCCAATCATTTCGCCATGTCATGTTGATATTTGTTGATATTAGTAAATTTTGCCGCTTATGCCAACTTTCTACTTACACAAGACATGAGTGAAGTAGTCAAGTATCTGTCCAAATCTCAACAATCGGTTCACTTGTGATGAAAACGGGATTGAAACTACATCACATAATTGCCATGGTAATCAAttccaaatgaatttgataaaATTCGACTTTCACAAATCATGAAAGAAGTTACCGGATGCATGACAAAGATCTAAATCTGAGTGCTCTACCAACTAGCTCCTCTTAGTTtgcccttttcttcttctcaacaATAATGTCTATTAAAGACTTGTAACGTGCATGTAGGAAATTATGCGATTTCAATACAAGATATGACGATTTTTAAACAATACGtgaaagttaagtaaaatgaaaaatattgtctTGCACACATTACGTAATTCGGTTCAAATgttctgatttttcttttggtttgtttttgcaCAGGCCACgtgctatcaaaatgaaaggttataattcgccTTTTTATTACCTATCTATTAATTTCTTTATATGATTTTTGGTTTACcatcgaatttgagttggcagattgagctagtccttgaatgaagggttgatctggattgCTATCCAAACATTTGCCTAGGCCCCTgtcttgttcagtaagctcgttttTCTGAGCTCTCAGATTCAACGCAAATGAGTTGGACTGGTCAGTTTGCTCGATGGTTTTCTTTctaggggacttcaatttccGGCTAGTGTTGTATGTAAAATATTGGGGTACTAGTTGCATTTCCGGAAAAGCTTGACACcgtggttatattttctggttaagtgtttgctcaaatgccaagacatctagatatgcttttctttgtcaaagaagcaaaagtaacaacttttgtgaaatacacatgtttaaaagcagctcagataagtgtgttaaatcactttaagcccattaaaatgcatcattgtcaaaaacgtactCAATCGGTATTAAACGTACTCTTATTTATGCTTTGACCTAAAATTCCATAAACTTCTATTAATCATATGCTTACTTATTACAATTTAtaggttgcgttttacgccttaaaagatcgaaaaatggcccaatgttgtttccagttattcccaaggaatatgattgtctttttcaatgacacgacaagaaataatatttctatattttgttcaaggttttttaaaatcaaaaagtagcaaaaaatatcgcttaaaacttacaaaacatgcaaaactgcctttcaatttacttaagtgccaaaagctacactgtactatcatgttcctaaaatatttgaacgatacctaTGACAGTTAAATTTTCCAAATTAACAATTTTTGCAGTGATTAATTTTTACATACTAGCGAtgcttttattcaacgttagtagaattttgtcaaaattcaagattaaggcTTGACTAAAGTTacgattgacaagtatggcatcaccaTTGTGAAGTATTggcattaagtaagttttaagttatattgcaaaatatatttgggtttttctacctgcttcagaaaagtgaaatatttctatttatactttaggcatagaaaaagcttatcatatttcttgacaattgctttaagatataaccggagcaatttgtagtcaaatttgatgaaaatgcattttttgaaaacgagatatcttatcgattgctccatggatttgaataaaactcTAGTTGGAAACGCGACTAAGattacttccaacatctattgattacgttcttaaaaatgtcatctctttgtaggttttaagtggattaatattctaatccgagctagaatccaagttgattttttacaaaagttattccttttgtttcaatagcaaGGAACATtattattagaagtcttggtatttaaaaaaaacatttatcagtattgtgagtaacaccgtgttGAGCTTTTGTCAAAGAGGCAAGCAGGAACCATGTGAGTATTACAGAACTACTACTTCATTGGAACAAacagaagattgggacaatgtaTTATtaaaaggaggtgcaaaaaaaaggaGGTTAAAAGGAATGCACTTTTTCAGTATATCTTCCAAACGGGACCATATCGTGGGGAGAAGTCATACTCTCATTAATATCGATTGGTTGGAAGGCAGTAAACTCTGCTCCCACCGTTACTTTCCTAGGGATAGAAGTGTCTTGGGACTCTGGATAGGAAAGcaagaccaaaatgaaaaagatgattacGCAACATCTTGGTATTTTCTGGACCAATGTGCACCTATGTACCAAAAGCTCTCCTCCAACCAGTGATTCATGGGATAATCATATCGGCATTGCAGAGTGGTCTTGCAATAAACGGGAAACCTCAATTCCACATTGATGATCCAAAACCAGAGGCCATGAATAGCCTTCAGATTACCTTAAATCGAGTCATGCGTTTTATGTTGGGATGTCAAACAGCGGACCGTATATCCCTTGGACCATCAACACGTCAGAGTGGCTTA from Tigriopus californicus strain San Diego chromosome 1, Tcal_SD_v2.1, whole genome shotgun sequence includes the following:
- the LOC131881864 gene encoding collagen alpha-1(III) chain-like encodes the protein MLGKLNLPWIDHIPTLKELMHDISKVSKTYGKSNLEFHRSIRDSAPQYPVGLDENSRDLYLKPSSLPSLQAQSQYQHDSIEHPVDSYGAPYRDSYAAPSDPYTTYSEPIYYEEHHEVNNLKTKLKHFLPWVLLAIGVLGALLLLGLLAPSIRQRLHEIKEEPQHHEKHYDPHHPGQHHNFAFGPPGPPGSPGPTGPAGLPGNTGSPGIPGIPGRVGSSGSPGTPGINGLSGASGNPGIAGAAGTPGSAGGSGTPGIPGAAGAAGVGGLGGPVGPAGVAGSPGPAGPGGPAGIPGTPGADGGAGVAGSSGSPGSPGNPGQPGPVGPQGVSGTAGAPGGPGAPGPAGK